From the Rhizobium brockwellii genome, one window contains:
- a CDS encoding Lrp/AsnC family transcriptional regulator — MEQLDRFDRDILDIVQRDCQLKAETIAERIGLSVSAVQRRLKRLREEGIIKAEVAVVDRKATGTAMVFIVGMEIERDNYDALAKFRLWAEKQDHIQQVYYVTGAVDLIAIVTARDVEHYDDIAALIMADNPQIRRMHTNVVLRDVKLGLFVPLD; from the coding sequence ATGGAACAGCTGGATCGTTTTGACCGTGACATTCTCGATATCGTTCAGCGCGACTGCCAGCTGAAAGCCGAAACGATTGCCGAACGGATCGGACTGTCGGTCTCGGCCGTGCAGAGGCGGTTGAAGCGGCTGCGCGAGGAAGGGATCATCAAGGCGGAGGTGGCCGTCGTCGACCGCAAGGCGACGGGCACAGCGATGGTGTTCATCGTCGGGATGGAGATCGAGCGGGACAATTACGACGCGTTGGCGAAGTTCCGCCTCTGGGCGGAAAAGCAGGATCACATCCAGCAGGTCTATTATGTCACTGGTGCGGTCGATCTGATCGCGATCGTCACCGCCCGCGACGTCGAGCATTATGACGACATCGCCGCACTGATCATGGCTGACAATCCGCAGATCCGCCGCATGCACACGAATGTGGTGCTGCGGGACGTCAAGCTCGGCCTGTTCGTGCCCCTGGACTAG
- a CDS encoding ABC transporter ATP-binding protein, with product MPDQPFPALRVDDLHKSFGPQQVLKGISTQAEKSDVISIIGSSGSGKSTFLRCINFLETPDRGRIAVNGEEIALKMGRGGRLQPRSWRQIERIRTGLGMVFQSFNLWAHRTVLENVIEAPVHVMGISRREAIEKAEALLHKVGLFDKRDAYPAFLSGGQQQRAAIARALCVDPDVMLFDEPTSALDPELVGEVLKVIRDLAEEGRTMLIVTHEMRFARDVSSRVLFLHQGRIEEEGPPEQIFGAPVSARCREFTGLSAH from the coding sequence ATGCCAGATCAACCCTTTCCTGCTCTTCGCGTCGATGATCTCCATAAAAGCTTCGGCCCGCAACAGGTTCTCAAGGGTATCTCGACGCAGGCCGAGAAGTCCGATGTGATTTCTATCATCGGTTCGTCGGGCTCCGGCAAGAGCACCTTTCTCAGGTGCATCAATTTCCTGGAAACGCCGGATCGTGGCCGCATTGCCGTGAACGGCGAGGAGATCGCGCTGAAGATGGGGCGGGGCGGGCGGCTGCAGCCGCGCAGCTGGCGGCAGATAGAACGGATACGGACCGGACTGGGGATGGTCTTCCAGAGTTTCAATCTCTGGGCTCATCGGACGGTGCTGGAAAACGTCATCGAGGCGCCGGTGCACGTCATGGGCATTTCGCGGCGCGAGGCTATCGAAAAGGCCGAGGCCCTGCTCCACAAGGTCGGGCTCTTCGATAAACGCGATGCCTATCCTGCGTTCCTCTCCGGCGGTCAACAACAGCGCGCGGCGATTGCCAGGGCGCTGTGCGTCGACCCTGATGTCATGCTGTTCGACGAGCCGACATCGGCGCTTGATCCGGAACTGGTCGGCGAGGTCCTGAAGGTCATCCGCGATCTCGCAGAAGAAGGCCGGACCATGCTGATCGTCACGCATGAGATGCGCTTCGCGCGCGATGTCTCCAGCCGTGTTCTCTTCCTGCATCAGGGACGGATCGAGGAAGAAGGCCCGCCGGAACAGATATTCGGGGCGCCCGTCAGCGCCCGCTGCCGGGAATTCACCGGCCTCAGCGCCCACTGA
- a CDS encoding transporter substrate-binding domain-containing protein — protein MKLLPTLFAGAALVLSAVTAQAEVRFGVMNESYPPFFAKDASGQWQGWEIDLMNAVCEQMKEKCSIVEISWDGLIPALQSKKFDVIWSSMSNTAERSKVIDFTDKYYNTPSTLIGPKDQKPGVTAEDVKGKTIGIQVSTIQSEYYKKYFAEAAEEKTYQTLDEAFQDLASGRIDYVFGDSLALDAFLKSDGGKDCCAKMGDVADDKEILGAGVSGGLRKEDTELKAKLNTAIAAVRASGQYDAINKKYFDFDIYGAK, from the coding sequence ATGAAACTGCTCCCCACGCTTTTTGCCGGCGCGGCACTCGTGCTTTCCGCCGTCACCGCACAGGCCGAAGTCCGCTTCGGCGTTATGAACGAATCCTATCCGCCCTTCTTCGCCAAGGACGCCTCCGGCCAATGGCAGGGATGGGAGATCGACCTGATGAACGCTGTGTGCGAGCAGATGAAGGAAAAATGCTCGATCGTCGAGATTTCCTGGGATGGTCTCATTCCGGCCCTCCAGAGCAAGAAGTTCGACGTGATCTGGTCGTCGATGTCGAACACCGCGGAACGCTCAAAGGTGATCGACTTCACCGATAAATATTACAACACGCCGAGCACGTTGATCGGTCCCAAGGACCAGAAGCCGGGCGTCACTGCCGAGGACGTGAAAGGCAAGACCATCGGCATCCAGGTGTCGACGATCCAGTCGGAATATTACAAGAAGTATTTCGCCGAGGCTGCCGAGGAAAAGACCTACCAGACGCTCGACGAGGCGTTCCAGGATCTCGCCTCCGGCCGTATCGACTATGTCTTCGGCGATTCACTGGCGCTTGACGCTTTCCTGAAAAGCGATGGCGGCAAGGATTGCTGCGCCAAGATGGGCGACGTTGCCGACGACAAGGAGATTCTCGGCGCCGGCGTCTCGGGCGGTCTGCGCAAGGAAGACACTGAGCTGAAGGCCAAGCTAAATACGGCGATCGCCGCTGTCCGCGCCAGTGGCCAGTATGACGCCATCAACAAGAAATACTTCGATTTCGACATCTACGGCGCAAAGTAA
- the mctS gene encoding sensor histidine kinase MctS yields MTLRHQIIALAIVPLVISILAITTFITWQSANLAKNSIDTFEQNMLKTKEAEILNLTNLALSAIQTIYDNAASDDEAAKQKVAAILTSLDYGKDGYFFVYDYDGNNIVHPRQSFRHGHNWLDLTDPDGDKVIAELIATARAGGGLHQYKWQKPSTGQIADKLSFVVSLDKWHWVVGTGVYLDDVFAQSAAANAGMRANIKRTFIIVALIAVPSVLVVFTTCMLLTFHERRMADSRLKALTQRVIDTQEEERARLARELHDGISQNLVGVRYAMDLAGRKVRTNVDDAALTIDRGVEALNGAIKEIRRLSHDLRPRVLDDLGLTAALEALCYHFAERTGIETKIDASSFTDTLKPEANTALYRVAQEAFNNVERHSGASKLAVKLWSDGGRARMTVTDNGTGFDGAKDGLSGRSGLGLRNMQERMAHFRGLLLINSSETGTTLTAMLPKSANLPAGKQAEAA; encoded by the coding sequence TTGACGTTACGACACCAGATCATCGCATTGGCGATCGTTCCGCTCGTCATTTCGATCCTTGCGATCACCACCTTCATCACATGGCAATCGGCAAACCTCGCCAAGAACAGCATCGACACGTTCGAGCAGAACATGCTGAAGACCAAGGAAGCCGAGATCCTCAATCTGACCAACCTTGCCCTTTCCGCCATCCAGACGATCTATGACAATGCCGCTTCCGACGACGAAGCCGCCAAGCAAAAGGTGGCGGCGATCCTGACTTCGCTCGACTACGGCAAGGACGGATATTTCTTTGTCTACGATTACGACGGCAACAACATCGTCCATCCTCGCCAGAGTTTCCGCCATGGGCATAATTGGCTCGACCTTACCGATCCGGATGGCGATAAGGTCATTGCCGAACTGATCGCCACGGCAAGAGCGGGCGGGGGCCTGCATCAGTACAAATGGCAGAAACCATCGACCGGACAGATCGCCGACAAGCTCTCCTTCGTCGTCAGCCTCGACAAATGGCACTGGGTCGTGGGCACCGGGGTATATCTGGATGACGTCTTTGCCCAAAGTGCCGCCGCCAACGCCGGCATGCGCGCCAACATAAAGCGGACCTTCATCATCGTCGCACTGATCGCCGTGCCTTCGGTGCTCGTCGTTTTCACCACCTGCATGCTGCTGACGTTCCATGAGCGCCGCATGGCCGACAGCCGGCTCAAGGCGCTGACGCAACGGGTCATCGATACCCAGGAAGAGGAGCGCGCACGGCTTGCTCGCGAGCTGCATGACGGCATTTCCCAAAATCTCGTCGGCGTCCGTTATGCGATGGATCTTGCCGGCCGCAAGGTGAGGACCAATGTCGACGATGCGGCGCTGACGATCGACCGCGGTGTGGAGGCGCTGAACGGCGCCATCAAGGAAATCAGACGGCTGTCGCACGATCTGCGCCCGCGCGTGCTCGACGACCTCGGCCTGACGGCCGCACTGGAGGCACTCTGCTATCACTTTGCCGAGCGGACGGGGATCGAGACGAAGATCGACGCCTCAAGCTTCACCGACACGCTGAAGCCCGAAGCCAATACAGCGCTTTATCGCGTCGCGCAGGAAGCGTTCAACAATGTCGAACGCCACTCGGGCGCCTCCAAGCTTGCGGTCAAGCTCTGGAGCGACGGCGGCCGCGCCCGCATGACCGTCACCGACAATGGCACTGGCTTCGACGGCGCCAAGGACGGCCTGTCCGGCAGATCAGGTCTCGGCCTGCGCAACATGCAGGAGCGGATGGCCCACTTCCGCGGCCTGTTGCTGATCAACAGCAGCGAGACCGGCACGACGCTGACGGCAATGCTGCCGAAATCGGCCAATCTCCCCGCCGGCAAGCAGGCAGAAGCTGCATGA